One Ranitomeya imitator isolate aRanImi1 chromosome 1, aRanImi1.pri, whole genome shotgun sequence DNA window includes the following coding sequences:
- the NUDT2 gene encoding bis(5'-nucleosyl)-tetraphosphatase [asymmetrical] → MAVRACGLIIFRRIPEASAGDIEFLLLQASNGTHHWTPPKGHVDPGEDDMTTALRETEEEAGLQPSQFRIVDGFRKELNYKVNNKPKTVVYWLGELEDRSASVTLSHEHQDFRWLRLQEACAYSAFQDMQETLNEAYQFLQSHNKP, encoded by the exons ATGGCGGTGAGGGCCTGCGGTCTGATTATCTTCAGGAGAATCCCAGAGGCCTCTGCGGGTGACATCGAGTTTCTCCTCCTTCAGGCGTCAAATGGGACACATCACTGGACCCCTCCCAAAG GACATGTTGACCCCGGAGAGGATGACATGACGACGGCGTTACGTgagacggaggaggaggccggcCTCCAGCCCAGCCAGTTCCGTATTGTGGATGGATTCAGGAAGGAACTAAATTACAAGGTCAACAACAAGCCCAAGACCGTGGTGTACTGGCTCGGGGAGCTGGAAGACCGAAGCGCGTCGGTGACGCTGTCGCACGAGCACCAGGATTTTCGCTGGCTGCGGCTGCAGGAGGCTTGTGCCTACTCCGCCTTCCAGGACATGCAGGAAACACTGAATGAGGCGTATCAGTTCCTGCAGAGCCACAATAAGCCTTGA